From a region of the Lactuca sativa cultivar Salinas chromosome 4, Lsat_Salinas_v11, whole genome shotgun sequence genome:
- the LOC111919886 gene encoding nicotinamide/nicotinic acid mononucleotide adenylyltransferase — MDVCLPLDKLLLNVKGKIQVVLVSTGSFNPPTFMHLRLFELARDALNSKGFNVVGGYMSPVNDAYQKKGLIPSEHRIEMCQLACKSSDFVMVDAWVAKQSSFQRSLTVLSRIRSFFCDNLMIPNESLKVMLVCGSDLLESFGISGAWIPDQVRSICRDFGVVCIRREGQDIEKIISRVDILTEYKSSIQVVDEIVPNRISSTLVRDCVSRGLSVKYLTSDEVISYIKRSKLYINPIASQQQSL; from the exons AGGGAAAATCCAAGTAGTACTGGTATCAACCGGAAGCTTCAATCCTCCTACATTCATGCATTTACGCCTATTTG AATTGGCAAGAGACGCACTTAACTCAAAAGGATTTAATGTTGTTGGAGGTTATATGTCACCTGTAAATGATGCATACCAGAAAAag GGTCTCATACCCTCTGAACATCGTATTGAAATGTGCCAACTGGCTTGCAAAAGTTCCGACTTTGTAATGGTGGATGCCTGGGTG GCAAAACAAAGCTCATTTCAACGCTCATTGACTGTGTTGTCAAGAATCAGAAGCTTTTTTTGTGATAATTTGATGATACCTAATG AATCCCTAAAGGTGATGCTTGTTTGTGGCTCTGATCTACTAGAATCATTTGGCATTTCTGGAGCTTGGATACCTGACCAG gTGAGGAGTATATGCAGAGACTTTGGCGTAGTTTGTATCCGCAGAGAAGGTCAAGACATTGAGAAAATCATCTCGCGTGTTGACATCTTGACAGAATACAAG AGTAGCATCCAAGTTGTTGATGAAATAGTACCAAACCGTATTAGCTCAACTTTAGTAAG AGATTGTGTTTCACGGGGTTTATCTGTGAAATATTTAACGTCAGATGAAGTTATTAGTTACATTAAACGAAGCAAACTGTATATCAACCCCATTGCCTCACAACAACAAAGTTTGTAG